A single window of Rhodamnia argentea isolate NSW1041297 chromosome 5, ASM2092103v1, whole genome shotgun sequence DNA harbors:
- the LOC125315125 gene encoding disease resistance protein At4g27190-like, producing MSTDSAVSIGWDVLKWIVVPVKRQFGYVISSKSYAQDLQKEVGKLAYEADMVHNDVEVARNNSREVYSHVVEWQAKAEKALKEARDLLGDFEKASKTCCYGSLPEPCCRYQFSRKAKHMIGGIQQLAQEFSEFKYISFSGTAPGNAAASTPAKREGKDVVQSTISMASASFASMSIKLKDDGMVQSRELIMQEIMAALADNNNSVVGIYGMGGVGKSTLLDDAERRIKKAKSFDWVAKADVSENQDVKRIQGEIAHALDLDIKDVEYVNSRAERLRTRLENEVREKKKVLIILDNLWKGLDLKSVGIPCGHNNKVIGCKLLLTSRFQDVLRREMGCDRDFLLDALKEEEAKRLFERTVGDKVHHDPFKSLVDEALNKCAGLPFLIIAMANVFRDADFSEWKDVLRQIEMSTNKGISERINEMLQLSYNRFKGEDGKEVKSLLRLCVVYGVSKPSLENLVRYGVGSRLFREDSSMEEVRDRLSSLIRTLKASSFLLENDEDVDGFKIQDLVRGFVASVASSDDPLLVLKNHDKSAIELPKDKLKSCTAVCFPYIDKEELLEQLDCPEMRIFLLFTNNESLKVPGSCFNSMRKLMVLHLSQVRLTRSPSPFQFLENLHTLCLNGCLLDDVVMIGELKWLRVLSFANSKIQRLPKEIGQLVELRLLDLNHCSKLEIIEPGVLGSLMKLEELYMESSFDHWNAVEQTPPTNAGLIELNNLKNLCTLHVSIFDPSVLPEDLNVEKLTKYQIRIGDVPRRRSRNASSTLEVQLDPMSDILRKGCIRTLLGKTDDLFLNGLNGIEQSICALSHKGFPKLKYLQVENSPSVHYILQSPSHTEFKMLESLLLDNLINLEKICNNHISSNSFSALKVVQVENCDKMEVLFPLSLLRELPHLEEIQVVRCHLMREIVEVDDCGKLELRNLHVLKLRDLPNMKNFCTAGMAPSSCTSNDHVGTQVAFFNGQQVAFPSLETLRIMWMDSIEIIWDNQVAAESFRGLKSLIVYKCNKLANIVPSYILGRLKSLESLEVESYARASPLCFQPQ from the coding sequence atgtcgACGGATTCTGCTGTTTCTATTGGGTGGGATGTCTTGAAGTGGATAGTTGTTCCCGTCAAGCGCCAATTCGGATACGTGAtctcctccaagagctacgcCCAGGATCTTCAGAAGGAGGTCGGGAAGCTGGCGTACGAGGCTGACATGGTCCACAATGACGTGGAAGTGGCCAGAAACAATAGCCGGGAGGTCTACAGTCATGTCGTGGAGTGGCAGGCAAAGGCTGAGAAGGCCTTGAAGGAGGCGCGAGACCTGTTGGGCGACTTCGAAAAGGCGAGCAAGACTTGTTGCTATGGGAGTCTTCCCGAACCCTGttgtcgctatcagttcagcaggaAGGCCAAGCACATGATCGGGGGCATTCAGCAACTCGCTCAAGAATTTAGTGAATTCAAGTATATTTCCTTCAGTGGTACTGCTCCAGGGAATGCGGCTGCTTCGACTCCGGCCAAGAGAGAAGGCAAAGATGTCGTCCAGTCGACCATCTCGATGGCCTCAGCTTCTTTTGCCTCGATGTCAATTAAGCTTAAGGACGACGGCATGGTCCAATCCAGAGAATTGATCATGCAGGAGATCATGGCTGCTCTTGCTGATAACAATAATAGCGTGGTCGGGATTTACGGAATGGGCGGGGTCGGCAAGTCCACCCTATTGGACGACGCGGAAAGGAGGATAAAGAAAGCGAAGTCgtttgattgggtcgctaaggccgacgtgtcggaAAATCAAGACGTCAAgaggattcaaggagagattgcGCACGCGTTGGACCTGGACATAAAGGATGTGGAGTACGTCAATTCGCGAGCGGAGCGTCTGCGCACGAGGTTGGAAAATGAggtgagggagaagaagaaggtgctcataatactggacaacctgTGGAAAGGGCTTGACTTGAAGTCAGTAGGCATTCCTTGCGGACACAACAACAAAGTCATAGGATGCAAGTTGCTGTTGACGTCAAGATTTCAAGATGTTTTGCGAAGGGAAATGGGCTGCGACAGGGACTTCCTCCTCGATGcgctgaaggaggaagaggcaaaaagattgTTTGAGAGGACGGTGGGCGACAAAGTTCATCACGATCCGTTCAAATCCCTGGTGGATGAAGCACTCAACAAATGTGCAGGTTTACCTTTCCTAATTATTGCAATGGCGAATGTTTTTAGAGACGCCGATTTTAGCGAATGGAAGGATGTTTTGAGACAAATTGAGATGTCTACCAACAAAGGAATCAGTGAAAGAATAAACGAGATGCTGCAGTTGAGCTATAATCGTTTCAAAGGGGAAGATGGCAAGGAGGTGAAGTCATTGTTACGGCTATGTGTCGTTTACGGTGTCTCTAAGCCCTCTCTTGAAAACTTGGTGAGGTATGGCGTGGGTTCGAGGTTATTTCGAGAAGATAGCAGCATGGAAGAAGTGAGAGACAGGTTGAGCTCACTGATCCGAACCCTGAAAGCCTCATCCTTTTTGTTAGAAAACGAtgaagatgttgatggtttcaaGATACAAGACTTGGTTCGTGGATTCGTTGCCTCGGTAGCTTCAAGTGATGACCCTCTTCTGGTgttgaaaaatcatgataagTCGGCCATAGAGTTGCCAAAGGATAAGCTCAAAAGTTGCACAGCGGTATGCTTTCCCTACATCGACAAGGAGGAGCTCCTTGAACAGTTAGATTGCCCTGAAATgcggatctttttgttgttcacaAACAATGAATCTCTTAAGGTCCCAGGCTCATGTTTCAACTCTATGAGAAAACTCATGGTCTTACATCTTTCTCAGGTGCGGCTCACTCGTTCACCTTCGCCGTTTCAGTTCTTGGAAAACTTACACACTCTGTGCCTAAATGGTTGTTTGTTAGATGATGTAGTCATGATCGGCGAGCTAAAGTGGCTACGTGTTCTTAGCTTTGCGAACTCCAAAATTCAacgattgccaaaagaaattggaCAATTGGTGGAGCTACGGTTGTTAGACTTAAACCATTGCTCAAAACTTGagataattgaaccgggtgttcttgggagcttgatgaaattggaggagttgtatATGGAGAGTAGTTTTGATCATTGGAATGCCGTGGAGCAAACTCCACCCACTAATGCCGGGCTTATTGAGTTGAATAACTTGAAGAATCTCTGCACTTTGCATGTGTCCATTTTCGATCCGAGTGTGCTCCCGGAGGATCTAAACGTCGAGAAACTAACCAAGTACCAAATCCGGATTGGTGATGTGCCACGCCGGCGAAGTCGCAATGCATCAAGTACATTGGAGGTTCAGTTAGATCCAATGAGCGATATTCTACGGAAAGGATGCATACGGACTTTATTAGGCAAAACCGACGATCTCTTTTTAAACGGATTAAATGGAATTGAGCAAAGTATTTGCGCGTTATCACATAAAGGCTTTCCGAAATTAAAGTACCTACAGGTCGAGAATAGTCCCTCCGTCCATTACATCCTCCAATCACCATCACATACAGAGTTTAAGATGTTGGAGTCATTACTTCTCGATAACCTCATCAACTTGGAAAAGATATGCAACAACCACATCTCCTCCAATTCCTTCAGTGCATTAAAGGTAGTACAAGTTGAAAACTGTGACaagatggaagttttgtttcctctttcattattgagagaacttccacaccttgaagagatccaagttgTTAGATGTCACTTAATGCGGGAGATTGTAGAAGTGGATGATTGTGGCAAACTTGAGTTGCGGAATTTGCATGTCTTGAAATTGCGTGATCTGCCGAATATGAAGAACTTTTGTACCGCCGGGATGGCTCCTTCAAGTTGTACATCAAACGACCATGTTGGCACTCAAGTTGCATTCTTCAACgggcaacag